The Spinacia oleracea cultivar Varoflay chromosome 2, BTI_SOV_V1, whole genome shotgun sequence DNA segment cttaaggcggatctggacgtgctgtggactatctacggagggacgacacttggagtcctaaagacttgttcttgttcggttcgggcgcagctatgAAAACCCGTCCACGTGTTGCCTTGCCACAAGAACCAACACCATGAAAACCCAACGCCAGAAATTAGTTAACCAACGCCATGAGCTACTTAACGTACACTAGAAATACCCACGCCAGGAATTACTGTAACTACGCCAGCATTACCCCACGCCAAGAGGAATTGAACCTACGCCAAGTTTACCCTACGCCACGAATTTCTGATCCTACGCCATTGAAACCAACGCCAGGAGGCACTGAACCTACGCCAAGACAACCATACGCAAGGAGCTAATATAACCTACGCCAGCATTACCCCACGCCGAGAGGAATTGAACCTACGCCAAGTTTACCCTACGCCATGAATTTCTGATCCTACGCCATTGAAACCAACGCCATGAGGCACTAAACCTACGCCAAGACAACCATACGCTAGGAGCTAATATAACCTACGCCAGCAGAACCCAACGCCAGGAATTACTAAACCCACGCCAATAGAACACCACGCCAGGAGGAACTCAACCTACGCCAAGAGTATACCACGCCTGGAGGAACTGAACCCACGCCACCAGTACTCCACGCCACGAATTACTAAACCTACGCCAGCACAACCCCACGCCACGAATGACTAAAACTACGCCAATCGGACACCACGCCAGGAGGAACTGAACCCACGCCAAGAGAGCACTACTCCAGTAATTACGGAACCTACGCCAGCATTACCCCACGCCAGGAACCATAAATTCGAAGGCTCCTAAGTCCCGACTATCCTCTGGGATCACCGGTTTGCCTCTAATTGGCAATCCCTTAAGGAAAAAGACATCCTCTAGAGTCGGGCTCATCCAAATAGAGATGAAACAAAATGAAAAGCTTGATATATGCATAACATGGTGTACCTAAAATTGTAAAGTGTCCTCCGTGTAATTAAAGTAACTGGATAACATTAGTAAAAGATGGAACTCTAGAAGAAAAACCATGACCAATCTATATCACTAAGGGTATATTCTTTCCACCTTAGAGTTCCTTAAATTATTTGATTGGACCTGAttgaaacaaaattaaaattttagtgTAGAGAGGCTCTACCAAAAGGGGGTAGGCTTTTATTAATTCGATAAGTCCGAAATTACAACATTCTGGAGCCAAGAAGGCCCTTCATCTACCCACATCCTTTCACAATCAGAAGCTAGAGCCCACTTTGCAATCCGGTGAGCCGCTTCGTTACAATTACGATAACAAAAATTAAACTTGCACCAATTAAAGCTAGAACATAATGAAATAACATCATCAATATAAAGCTGGATATCTCCTCTACGCTGCAGCTCACCCTCGAGAGCTCGCACAATAGTCTGAGCATCCCCCTCGAAGACAATTCGCTGCCAAACACCATGAGCTCGAGCCACTTGCACTGCCTCCAACGCTGCCATAGCTTCAGCACGTTCTGCATCTCCACGAGCATAGGCCAGACCAGCTTTAACCAGAACAATATCCCCTGAATTATTTCGAGCAATCACACCAATACCAATCCTTCCCCCATCCAAATCCAAAGCTGGTTCAAAGTTTACTTTTATTGTGTCAACATCAGGAACCTTCCATTTAACCATATTACGTTGGCCACCAGTGGTTGACTTCGTATCAGCTCCTTGATATTCACCCAATAAATCCAATGCTCTCTGTTTTGCCAGACCAGTAGAGCAGTGAATCTTAGAGCAGTGGATCTTATCGAAAAGAAGCTCATTTCTGCTCTTCCAAATGTGCCAAACAAACATAATAAACTGCTCAACCCGTTGCTTAGGCATAGAGTTAATCACCCAGGCAAGCCACTCCCTAAAAGATTGCGCACTAACACACCTAAACTCCACATCGCAGCCCCACCAAAATTCTGTAGCCCACTCACAGTCACGAAGGAAATGCAGTAAATCCTCCGCCATCCCACACCTACAGCAAGCAACATCCAGATCAATGCCCTTGCGTTAATTGGTTTTCGTAGCAAGCCCAGCAAGCCATCCAACCAAAGCTAGCAACTTTCGGGGGAacattctgaaggaaataatgcccttggtccaagtatgcattctatgttaagtctaataagtgcggttcagtattaattaacaagttaataattcagtgagatcaagtgagctgaatgcctagctagaggccgcttcagttcaagtggaattaatgatattaatccacagcttactcttgactgaacccgtagggtcacacaaatagtacgtaaacggatcaagtatttaatggcattaaatactccatctatggatattcagaatcgacggatcttggtttcagtgggagctgagatcgtcacaggcaagaaatgaatgctccagaaacgatgatattgccggaaacggaaatatggatcgtatcggaaatataaatattatccaagtcgtagatgttgccggaaacggaaacatggtacgtatcggaaaatattatcggaaatagaaatattgccggaatcggaaatattgccggaaacggaaatattgtcagaatccgaaatattatcagaatcggaaaataattccggaaacggaaatattgaatatttgttcgaaacggaaattaattccggaatcggaaatattaaatattgttcgtatcggaaatgaattccggaatcgagaatttaatcggaagcgtatcgtacgaattagcatcggacgaggcctgccagacgaaggcctagcacgaagccgggccatcgcccagcaagccaagcgcaacaaccacacgccaagcatacgaccaggcccagcgcaaaagccaggcccagccgtagcttgggcgcgcgcgcggacaaggctgcgacagtgggccttgcgctgtgcgctcggcgtgggccgcaaggcctgcgtgcgggcgtgcggtgcttgtgcgccactcgtgtgtgttactcgaatcctaaagcgtatagaattcgtttaatgattaaattcctaatcctaaaagataaattaattaaataagagttccactaggattctaatttaattaattcgtatcctaataggattccaattctctttccatacccctataaatatgtggcctgggttcacaatttataacgagttttcaagtattcaaagtgagttttttgagagaaaaattcagtcacataccttgcctaaaagtgccgaaattattagtaccttaagggcgattctagtttgtcaatcttaaggcggatccggacgtgctgtggactatctacggagggacgacacttggagtcctaaagacttgttcttgttcggttcgggcgcagctagggaaggcacgcaacaaagagtatgcttctaaactgtgctatatgattatgtgtaaataatatgtattcctggcttaatggttgtttccgcatgatttatgaattgtcatatgtatcataacctaacagtggtatcacgagcctcttattattttcataatctaaattgcatgaacatggttaaatattacaaatttgcaaaaattaaaaggggtgattaattttcgtaattgttaattaattgcaaattgcgtttatttaattatacgtacgcagtttttcggcagtttcttcgttactcatccaaaatgagtgatttttgtgtcaattccgcatgtaaaaggcattctaaaatttttgtgtcaatatttttcggccgaacccagaattctcaagttcgaagcctaactatgacttttcgaaggttttagtttttcgaatgcaaaatttcgtaaatttaagatgttaaattaaatatttgcaattcttgttggtaaatcttgaatttttgattgacctactgtatatgtttaacaagtttgaatgcctagccttgttaattatgcaatctaatttgtaattatgattaatttgttgaaaattagaataatttagaataaatttgattttcataattaattataaattaattagatacctatgattaaaaaccaccataaaaaattgtaaatttatgataaattttaaatttttatgacctagacttgaatccatgttaatcggaaatcaattgaataataaattttcgatttttcgccctaaaattatgaaattaatattatttattaatttgtcattaattttaaatataaattttttaatttttatgcgattcgttcatataacttgcacgcacaaagcaatggacgctacgtgttacccttaaggggtgttgtatagtgcgggcatgtgacgacgagcaagggagctcgtcgcccatgcggcacgaatgcaatgagcaagggcatggtgcacgagcacaaggcagcagccctgccttgtgtcgtgggctatgagcaatggacgaatgggcatgggcgaaggcaaggcacggcagtcgcgtgtgggcagcaagcgagttgcgccacaacgcgcactgcctcgcgcaagcgcgcgcagcctcgcgcgcagcgagcacaagctcgcgtgccacgaatgctgcgcccagcgtcgatgccgcgcgcagcgagcgctggctctcaccaagcgagcgctagcgagcgcgcacagcatgcgctggcgagtgcacgaagcgagcgctggcccgcgtgcaacgagcgctagcgagcgaacgcagcgagcgatggctcgcgtgcatcgagcgctggcgcgcgcgcagcgagcaccagctcgcgcgatggcttgcgaagggtagaagcagcagctatgcgacgcagcgcatgggctgcgcgcacatggccagcgatggctgtgtgcgtgtggcccatgggcgtgtgatgcgtgaggtgtttgcgttgcgattagatcgttttgaaattttaatttgaaattttcagtttacgtaattttaattaattttaaaattaataatttaaattattttcttggattttaattttgaatattgtaattataataaattttatttattctaattattttactaaaattaaaatcatgaattaatttaaatacgactgaaattaaattaaactttttggattcaattataaatttatatgagctttaaattttaattaaatttgtatgtttctggttagactagaaatacatttttatggttaaaattaataaagtatatgaatttattggtttgagtgggagccctttttagtcataaa contains these protein-coding regions:
- the LOC130467429 gene encoding uncharacterized protein produces the protein MAEDLLHFLRDCEWATEFWWGCDVEFRCVSAQSFREWLAWVINSMPKQRVEQFIMFVWHIWKSRNELLFDKIHCSKIHCSTGLAKQRALDLLGEYQGADTKSTTGGQRNMVKWKVPDVDTIKVNFEPALDLDGGRIGIGVIARNNSGDIVLVKAGLAYARGDAERAEAMAALEAVQVARAHGVWQRIVFEGDAQTIVRALEGELQRRGDIQLYIDDVISLCSSFNWCKFNFCYRNCNEAAHRIAKWALASDCERMWVDEGPSWLQNVVISDLSN